A stretch of DNA from Sugiyamaella lignohabitans strain CBS 10342 chromosome B, complete sequence:
TCTTTCAGGTTTTACAAAAAGTCAATCATATTCATAATGATTGTCAAGTTCTCCTGTCAGCAGATGATACTTCTCAAACAGGAATGGAAATCATGGGCCAGATGTCGGCACATCTTGATAAGGGATACGAGAGAATTTTAATTGCTGTTGAAAACGAGTTCAAGAAAATGGTCTCGGGACAGTATCTACAAATCAGCAAGTCGCTAAGAAGATATTTGACAATTCTCTCAAGCGAACGACCAAATCTGTTTGATAGTGCCTTGAATGGTCTTATCGATACTCGACAAAAGAACCTAACTAACGAATTTATTAAAGCATTAACTGTGGAAACCTCGACATCGAAACCTATCGACTTTTATGCATACGATATTCTGCGATATGTGGGAGACATAATGGCATGGATTCACTCGGCAATTGTGggtgaacaagaaatcctCGAGACGTTACTACTGGATGATAAGAAAACACTACTACAAAAAATTGATAAAGCAACGACATCTCTGGTCAAACCACTGAGACTGAGAATAGAACAAGTAATTTCAACTGAAGATAATCTTGTCGATATTTACAAAGTTGGCAACGTGTTAAACTTCTACTAttctatatttataaagaTTTTCAGCAACGAATCTTCGGCTATAATGACAGCAATCTCTCGGCTTGAAGAAGCATGTTCTCGACAGTTTAGTCAATgtcttcaaaacaaaattgCCTCCCAAAAAGATGGTTTGGGTGCTGTTACTCGACCAGGGTCTTCTCTCCTGCGCGATCTACAACCTCCGGAGTTTTTCAGCGATGCCCTAGCAGATGCTAAAGCCATTCTTTCCTCGTATGAAGCCAGTATTAACTTTACTTCGCCACCATCAAACCAATTCAAGCAGACTCTCCACGACCTAATTGAGCCTTATCTCGAATTGTGTAACCGTGTATCTGAAAGTCTGCCCTCGGTTGACTCAGAGATTTTTGTCATAAACTGCTTCGATGCAACTAAGTCGACCTTGTCACTGTTTCCATTCGTACAATACAAGATCGATCAAATGAATAACCGTACCGATGAACTGGCTGAGGTTCTCGAAGACAGTCAGTATT
This window harbors:
- the COG6 gene encoding Cog6p (Component of the conserved oligomeric Golgi complex; a cytosolic tethering complex (Cog1p through Cog8p) that functions in protein trafficking to mediate fusion of transport vesicles to Golgi compartments; GO_component: GO:0005794 - Golgi apparatus [Evidence IEA]; GO_component: GO:0000139 - Golgi membrane [Evidence IEA]; GO_component: GO:0017119 - Golgi transport complex [Evidence IEA]; GO_component: GO:0017119 - Golgi transport complex [Evidence IPI] [PMID 11703943]; GO_component: GO:0016020 - membrane [Evidence IEA]; GO_function: GO:0003674 - molecular_function [Evidence ND]; GO_process: GO:0032258 - CVT pathway [Evidence IMP] [PMID 20065092]; GO_process: GO:0006891 - intra-Golgi vesicle-mediated transport [Evidence IEA]; GO_process: GO:0006891 - intra-Golgi vesicle-mediated transport [Evidence IGI,IPI] [PMID 11703943]; GO_process: GO:0015031 - protein transport [Evidence IEA]; GO_process: GO:0006810 - transport [Evidence IEA]), which codes for MSVSLELLSGKEDVSSGANPDNAISQLITNILSTSYNDPSLRQALSVLDTKMEENTAENRRQLRSNIETSVLKSGSTILKDFTKLHQKLSSLGDSIQELNNQYNHMEKVVSQATKDTLLIQKQAEELRSSEETISIKKRLLEAYENNFVLTDQELDILNNGLLASGADEVEQFFQVLQKVNHIHNDCQVLLSADDTSQTGMEIMGQMSAHLDKGYERILIAVENEFKKMVSGQYLQISKSLRRYLTILSSERPNLFDSALNGLIDTRQKNLTNEFIKALTVETSTSKPIDFYAYDILRYVGDIMAWIHSAIVGEQEILETLLLDDKKTLLQKIDKATTSLVKPLRLRIEQVISTEDNLVDIYKVGNVLNFYYSIFIKIFSNESSAIMTAISRLEEACSRQFSQCLQNKIASQKDGLGAVTRPGSSLLRDLQPPEFFSDALADAKAILSSYEASINFTSPPSNQFKQTLHDLIEPYLELCNRVSESLPSVDSEIFVINCFDATKSTLSLFPFVQYKIDQMNNRTDELAEVLEDSQYYKFLSSSGVNSILNADKTLNREKISGNTQLIQELAASLDNFLPAANMESSVLLHRLSSPRLSSSITLRASQRFVDIFQQIKQCLDELYGEEAAVLMPRSVSEVKTLLAIE